In Deltaproteobacteria bacterium, the following proteins share a genomic window:
- a CDS encoding adenylate/guanylate cyclase domain-containing protein, with translation MKTVRAKLVALVLACVLPAVVGAVLRARDAESDLLSQVQRRVDRVGRSFDAEVEEDQGCARTELTLATRDPGFRAALARGDANGVQPLVAALGKLDLDTLVVVSDAQGKVLAASGEPGRAPKQLANLGALWHGALVQGLFPLELGAGQGYALVDAAPVIENGAQVGALALVTPIDADYLEHIETKVNADLAVKVNEKLVASCPGHPDPELESHQDEAVLESSGDKLYALKTFKPQKLQGPNMLVELTASRDVTALRDEAHKDLWRSIEVLAGVLAVVLIIALRFASRMGRAVRNLSSAAGSVKGGKYVTVPEVKTHDELETLATDFNAMVAGLKERDQLRDTFGRYVTRQIADHLLAGKVALGGELVPVTVLFSDIRSFTSISERMEPRALLDFLNEYFSGMVESVMQHHGVVDKFIGDAIMAVFGAPVPHPDDPLHAIQAALEMRARLQKINVAFKARGLPEIRTGIGIHSGQVVAGNMGHEQRMEYTVIGDAVNLASRLESMTKELHADVILSEDLYKQVEASVEVEPLHKIKVKGREQEVMVYKLLGLKGEVPPYVKPPEKGAA, from the coding sequence AGGAGGACCAGGGCTGCGCGCGCACCGAGCTCACCCTGGCCACGCGCGACCCCGGGTTCCGGGCCGCGCTCGCCAGGGGCGACGCGAACGGCGTGCAGCCGCTGGTGGCCGCGCTGGGCAAGCTCGATCTCGACACCCTCGTAGTCGTGAGCGACGCGCAGGGCAAGGTGCTCGCGGCGTCGGGCGAGCCGGGCCGCGCGCCCAAGCAGCTCGCGAACCTCGGCGCGCTCTGGCACGGCGCGCTCGTCCAGGGCCTGTTCCCGCTCGAGCTCGGCGCCGGCCAGGGCTACGCGCTCGTCGACGCCGCGCCGGTCATCGAGAACGGCGCCCAGGTCGGCGCGCTCGCGCTGGTCACGCCCATCGACGCCGACTACCTCGAGCACATCGAGACCAAGGTGAACGCCGACCTGGCGGTGAAGGTGAACGAGAAGCTCGTCGCCAGCTGCCCGGGCCATCCGGATCCAGAGCTGGAGTCGCACCAGGACGAGGCGGTGCTGGAGTCGTCGGGCGACAAGCTCTACGCGCTCAAGACCTTCAAGCCGCAGAAGCTCCAGGGGCCGAACATGCTCGTGGAGCTCACCGCCTCGCGCGACGTCACCGCGCTCCGCGACGAGGCCCACAAAGATCTCTGGCGCTCCATCGAAGTGCTCGCGGGCGTGCTGGCCGTCGTCCTCATCATCGCCCTGCGCTTCGCGTCGCGCATGGGCCGCGCGGTGCGGAACCTCTCCAGTGCCGCCGGATCGGTGAAGGGCGGCAAGTACGTCACAGTGCCCGAGGTGAAGACGCACGATGAGCTGGAGACGCTGGCCACCGACTTCAACGCCATGGTCGCGGGCTTGAAAGAACGCGACCAGCTCCGGGATACGTTCGGCCGCTACGTCACCCGGCAGATCGCCGACCACCTGTTGGCGGGCAAGGTCGCGCTCGGCGGCGAGCTGGTGCCGGTGACGGTGCTCTTCTCCGACATCCGCTCGTTCACCAGCATCAGCGAGCGCATGGAGCCGCGCGCGCTGCTCGACTTCTTGAACGAGTACTTCAGCGGCATGGTCGAGAGCGTGATGCAGCACCACGGCGTGGTCGACAAGTTCATCGGCGACGCGATCATGGCCGTGTTCGGCGCGCCCGTTCCGCACCCGGACGATCCCTTGCACGCCATCCAGGCCGCCCTGGAGATGCGCGCGCGCCTGCAGAAGATCAACGTGGCCTTCAAGGCGCGCGGGCTGCCGGAGATCCGCACCGGCATTGGCATCCACTCCGGGCAGGTCGTGGCCGGCAACATGGGCCACGAGCAGCGCATGGAGTACACGGTCATCGGCGACGCGGTGAACCTCGCCTCGCGCCTGGAGAGCATGACCAAGGAGCTCCACGCCGACGTGATCCTCAGCGAGGACCTCTACAAGCAGGTGGAGGCCAGCGTGGAGGTGGAGCCGCTCCACAAGATCAAGGTGAAGGGCCGCGAGCAGGAGGTGATGGTCTACAAGCTGCTCGGCCTGAAGGGCGAAGTGCCGCCCTACGTGAAGCCGCCCGAAAAGGGCGCGGCCTGA
- a CDS encoding aldo/keto reductase: MEYRRLGRSGLKVSALSFGAWVTFAGQLSDDDARKCMAAAYDSGVNFFDNAEAYARGKAEEQMGRALKALGWRRESYVLSTKIFWGGEGPNDRGLSHKHVIEGVNAALKRLGVEYVDLCFCHRPDPETPIEETVRAMDILVRQGKVFYWGTSEWSAAEIALADGAAQRCGLARPAMEQPQYNMLVRDRFEKEYTPIFRDLGIGTTVWSPLASGLLSGKYDSGIPKDSRLALSDYAWLKDVVLANEKLEKVRRLAPLAKELGATRAQLALAWCLKNPNVSSVITGASKLEQVQENMKALEVLPKLNEEVMKDIESILGNDPNADEDED; the protein is encoded by the coding sequence ATGGAATATCGACGGCTGGGCCGCAGCGGCCTCAAGGTGAGCGCGCTCTCCTTCGGCGCGTGGGTAACATTCGCCGGCCAGCTCAGCGACGACGACGCCAGGAAGTGCATGGCCGCCGCCTACGACTCCGGCGTGAACTTCTTCGACAACGCCGAGGCCTACGCCCGCGGCAAGGCCGAGGAGCAGATGGGCCGCGCGCTCAAGGCGCTCGGCTGGCGGCGCGAGAGCTACGTGCTCTCCACCAAGATCTTCTGGGGCGGCGAGGGGCCCAACGATCGCGGGCTCTCGCACAAGCACGTCATCGAGGGCGTGAACGCGGCGCTCAAGCGGCTCGGCGTGGAGTACGTGGACCTCTGCTTCTGCCACCGGCCGGATCCGGAGACGCCCATCGAAGAGACCGTGCGCGCCATGGACATCCTCGTGCGCCAGGGGAAGGTCTTCTATTGGGGCACGAGCGAGTGGAGCGCCGCGGAGATCGCCCTCGCCGACGGCGCGGCCCAGCGCTGCGGCCTGGCGCGGCCGGCGATGGAGCAGCCGCAGTACAACATGCTCGTCCGCGACCGCTTCGAGAAGGAGTACACGCCCATCTTCCGCGACCTGGGGATCGGGACCACGGTGTGGAGCCCGCTCGCGTCGGGGCTGCTCTCGGGAAAGTACGACTCGGGCATTCCCAAGGACAGCCGGCTCGCGCTCAGCGACTACGCCTGGCTCAAGGACGTGGTGCTCGCCAACGAGAAGCTGGAGAAGGTGCGCCGCCTGGCGCCACTGGCGAAGGAGCTGGGCGCGACCCGAGCACAGCTCGCGCTGGCGTGGTGCTTGAAGAACCCGAACGTGTCGAGCGTGATCACCGGCGCGAGCAAGCTCGAGCAGGTGCAGGAGAACATGAAGGCGCTCGAGGTGCTGCCCAAGCTGAACGAAGAGGTGATGAAGGACATCGAGTCGATCTTGGGCAACGACCCGAACGCGGATGAGGACGAGGACTGA